A window of Candidatus Hydrogenedentota bacterium contains these coding sequences:
- the miaA gene encoding tRNA (adenosine(37)-N6)-dimethylallyltransferase MiaA — protein sequence MSAAPAEQAPLIVIAGPTGSGKSSLALSVAEALGAEIISADSMQFYRGLEIGTAAPTPEERRRVPHHFVSFLNPDEEMSAAAYQCAARERAARIRAAGRTAIAAGGSGMYIAALVDGLFDGPGRDPAIRARLTGEAEEQGNAHLLERLRAVDPDYAATLTSENDVVRIVRALEVYELAGRPYSALHREHRRAAESLRAVQFALDYPDRAVLYQRINERVLRMVERGWVEEVEALVAAGYAPQIGRLKALGFREILACLRGEQSLDTAVAATQQHHRRYAKRQLTWFRADPRIHWLPAGPGVSVTEQRDRLLAIVARIGAADDGGAIHRYLQANAGPVKSDA from the coding sequence GTGAGCGCGGCTCCGGCGGAACAGGCGCCGCTGATCGTGATTGCGGGGCCGACGGGTTCGGGCAAGTCCTCGCTGGCGCTCTCGGTGGCGGAAGCGCTGGGCGCGGAGATCATCTCGGCGGATTCGATGCAGTTCTACCGCGGCCTGGAGATTGGCACGGCGGCCCCCACGCCCGAGGAGCGGCGTCGCGTCCCCCACCACTTCGTATCGTTTCTGAACCCCGACGAGGAGATGTCGGCGGCGGCGTACCAATGCGCCGCGCGCGAACGCGCCGCGCGGATCCGCGCGGCGGGGCGCACGGCGATCGCGGCGGGGGGATCGGGCATGTATATCGCCGCGCTGGTGGACGGGCTTTTCGACGGCCCGGGCCGCGACCCGGCGATCCGCGCGCGCCTGACGGGCGAGGCGGAGGAGCAGGGCAACGCCCATCTACTGGAGCGGCTGCGGGCGGTGGATCCGGACTACGCGGCGACCCTGACGAGCGAGAACGACGTAGTGCGCATCGTGCGCGCGCTGGAGGTCTATGAGTTGGCGGGCCGGCCTTACAGCGCGCTGCACCGGGAACACCGGCGGGCGGCGGAATCGCTCCGCGCGGTGCAGTTCGCGCTGGACTATCCGGACCGGGCGGTGCTGTACCAGCGCATCAACGAACGGGTGCTGCGCATGGTGGAGCGCGGCTGGGTGGAGGAAGTCGAGGCGCTGGTCGCGGCGGGCTACGCGCCGCAAATCGGCCGCCTGAAGGCGCTGGGTTTCCGGGAGATCCTGGCGTGCCTGCGGGGCGAACAGTCGCTGGACACCGCCGTGGCCGCGACCCAGCAGCACCACCGGCGCTACGCCAAGCGGCAGCTCACCTGGTTTCGTGCGGACCCGCGCATCCACTGGCTTCCGGCCGGGCCGGGGGTCTCGGTGACGGAGCAGCGCGACCGCCTGCTGGCTATTGTAGCGCGGATCGGCGCGGCGGACGATGGCGGCGCGATCCACCGCTACCTGCAGGCCAACGCCGGCCCGGTCAAATCCGATGCCTGA
- the mutL gene encoding DNA mismatch repair endonuclease MutL: MTTAAPIAPVRVLPEDVANKIAAGEVVERPASVVKELVENALDAGATRISVRVVAAGRRLIEVTDNGHGMSEQNALLAIERHATSKIRSAEDLENIATMGFRGEALASIASVSRFELLTRREKDTHATRIRIDGGILRDVEQAGGPPGTRITVNRLYFNTPVRAKFLKGLTTELGHCIDAVQRHALARTGVGFQFFHNDKLLLDIPSHANLKERVSLIWGLNFARDMIEIQGEQAGYRLRGVIGRPGLTRSARSHQFFFMNHRPVVNRSLQYGFEDGYRSLVTIGRHPVGVILLETNPRYVDVNIHPAKREIRFRDERVARDAVRDIVRRCLAEDQESIAPPPRPAPEQRPLAEPAPSRPEQPPFAPARAIPAQPAPEIRAPETVASAPPDVAPPPQSPPPPSTPPGEARPVREPAAEAAEAALPARAGVTLDSGFELAGETPPQPAARQSEFPEMGRGDEPESVAPEAVYRPVNALPDAPLQLFDTYLLVPGEDRLLIIDQHALHERLNYDSLMAELADHTYEAQQLIVPIVIEVAPAQVRLLESNLKLFHGIGIDLEPFGGNTFQVTAICHLYDDAKVRDLVYQVLDELGQGDLFDGQHAVSEALRLATRACKASVRAGDPLTPRERSSLLEGFRRLRPPYTCPHGRPIIVELTQHQMEKSFRRIQ; this comes from the coding sequence ATGACGACTGCCGCCCCGATAGCGCCCGTGCGCGTGCTGCCCGAAGACGTGGCGAACAAGATCGCGGCGGGTGAGGTGGTGGAGCGGCCGGCCTCGGTGGTGAAGGAGCTCGTGGAGAATGCGCTGGACGCGGGGGCGACGCGGATTTCGGTGCGCGTGGTGGCGGCGGGGCGGCGGCTGATCGAGGTGACGGACAACGGCCACGGCATGTCGGAGCAGAACGCGCTGCTGGCGATCGAGCGGCACGCGACGAGCAAGATCCGGTCGGCGGAGGACCTGGAGAACATCGCGACGATGGGGTTCCGTGGTGAGGCGCTGGCGAGCATTGCGTCGGTGTCGCGGTTTGAATTGCTGACACGGCGCGAGAAGGATACGCACGCGACGCGGATCCGCATTGATGGGGGGATCCTGCGGGACGTGGAGCAGGCGGGCGGCCCGCCGGGGACGCGTATCACGGTGAACCGGCTGTATTTCAACACGCCGGTGCGCGCGAAGTTTCTGAAGGGCCTCACGACGGAACTCGGCCATTGCATTGACGCGGTGCAGCGCCATGCCCTGGCGCGGACCGGCGTGGGCTTCCAGTTTTTTCACAACGACAAGCTGCTGCTCGACATTCCGTCGCACGCGAACCTCAAGGAGCGCGTTTCGCTGATTTGGGGGCTGAATTTCGCGCGCGACATGATCGAGATCCAGGGGGAGCAGGCGGGCTACCGGCTCCGGGGGGTTATCGGGCGGCCGGGGCTGACCCGTTCCGCGCGGTCACACCAGTTTTTCTTCATGAACCACCGGCCCGTGGTGAACCGTTCGCTCCAGTATGGCTTTGAGGATGGCTACCGCAGTCTGGTGACCATCGGGCGGCACCCGGTGGGGGTGATCCTGCTGGAGACGAACCCGCGCTACGTGGATGTGAATATTCACCCTGCGAAACGCGAGATTCGCTTCCGGGACGAGCGCGTCGCGCGCGACGCGGTGCGGGATATTGTGCGGCGGTGCCTGGCGGAGGACCAGGAGTCCATTGCGCCGCCACCGCGCCCCGCGCCCGAGCAGCGTCCGCTGGCCGAGCCTGCGCCGTCGCGCCCGGAGCAGCCGCCTTTCGCGCCGGCGCGGGCGATCCCCGCACAACCGGCTCCCGAGATTCGCGCGCCCGAGACCGTGGCGTCCGCGCCGCCGGACGTTGCGCCTCCGCCCCAATCCCCTCCCCCGCCGTCGACGCCGCCCGGGGAAGCGCGGCCCGTCCGCGAACCCGCGGCCGAGGCTGCCGAGGCGGCCCTTCCGGCCCGCGCGGGTGTAACGCTGGATTCGGGGTTCGAGCTTGCGGGCGAGACGCCGCCGCAACCGGCCGCGCGGCAGTCTGAATTTCCCGAGATGGGCCGGGGGGACGAACCGGAGAGCGTGGCTCCCGAGGCGGTGTACCGGCCTGTGAACGCGCTGCCCGACGCGCCGCTGCAACTTTTCGATACGTACCTGCTGGTCCCGGGGGAGGACCGGCTGCTGATTATTGACCAGCACGCGCTGCACGAGCGGTTGAACTACGACAGCCTTATGGCGGAGCTCGCGGATCACACGTACGAGGCGCAGCAACTGATCGTGCCGATCGTGATCGAGGTGGCTCCCGCGCAGGTGCGCCTGCTGGAGAGCAACCTGAAGCTGTTTCACGGGATCGGGATTGACCTGGAGCCGTTTGGCGGCAACACATTCCAGGTCACGGCCATCTGCCACCTCTACGACGACGCGAAGGTGCGCGATCTGGTTTACCAGGTGCTCGACGAGCTGGGCCAGGGCGATCTGTTCGACGGCCAGCACGCGGTGAGCGAGGCGCTTCGGCTGGCGACGCGGGCGTGCAAGGCGTCGGTGCGCGCGGGCGATCCGCTCACGCCGCGGGAGCGCAGCAGCCTGCTGGAAGGGTTCCGGCGCCTGCGCCCGCCTTACACGTGCCCGCACGGGCGGCCCATCATCGTCGAGCTGACGCAGCACCAGATGGAAAAGAGCTTCCGGAGAATTCAGTGA